The Ailuropoda melanoleuca isolate Jingjing chromosome 15, ASM200744v2, whole genome shotgun sequence genomic sequence TACTGGAAGAGACAAGAATGAGGTACATCAATAAATCTAGGAATACAAAGAGCTAGTCTGGCTACTTAATGAAATACTAAAGCAATATGGTTTAACAAATGGGTATTGCATAATAGTCTCCAGAATTGTATTCATGCTAGAACAATGATCCCTGCACTCACCGCTCTTAGTTTTCAGAAACACTCTGAAAAATAACTGGTTTGAATACTCTTGGATACTGAACATAATCTGTCCATTTTCCCTCTTACCCTTCCATGAATAAAAaaagccaaagggaaaaaaaaagatcacctaTCGGTTCTATATCAATTTCTACATCATTACTTTTCAGAATTCTACCAAAAGGTCCCATTCAGGTTCCAATATTCCATATAATTACTTGCTACCATCCTGATTTATTCAACAGACAGCAATTCTTAGAAGGCATCCATACCTGATACTCTAcagttaacatttaaataaaaaaccacGGGGCACGTAGTGAAGGAAACTGCACACGGTAGGATTTTTACAAATGAACAGTAAAACCTTACTGTTCACACCGGTCAGCTCTTAGGCTGCTAGCGTGCATCTTGCTTCTCATGCCCGGACAGGGTCAGCACAGTTCATTATAGCACGTGTGCCATTCACAGTTATTTTGGTCGTAACATTCCGTCATGCATATGCATCTATCCACACTCTTAGTAGGCTGTAAAGTAAGTGCAGGGCAAATTATAGGAAAAAAGTATACACATTCAAGTCGTCATACCCtgaaaaacatgtattttgcTGTAGTTGTAAACTTTTTGCACTAAATCCCATttcaggaacaaaataaataataccataGGGTTCACAACTGGAGTCGGCTTCCTGATGAAGCCTGAGGAAGCAGTAGCTTTTTTAAACTGCAGAAAAGAAGTTTCTCTCACCACAGATCTATACTCAGGGCGAAGGGAAAAAAACCTGCCAAGATGCTCACCCTAGTTAAGTGCTGGACAGCCCCCTCGCCCCCAGCCTTGTGGTCAAGGCTCCAGTAGCCTGTGCAGATCTACTTCCAGCAATAAGAGGATTCttgaatcaaaaccacagcagTCAGTCGGTGCTTCACTGTGACACCACACACAGAGTCTGGACTCTGATATTAAATGCACAATTAATAACAATTGCTTTCGGGAAAATAGATGATTCATGATGGTGGGAAGTTAACATTAGAACCGGTGGGTGAAAGAGGACGATGCGTGTTGGAGACCGGCTGGTTTGCGTTCCGTTTTGCATTCAGCGTCAGGGCATCGCCTGGGCCGGGGAAGGTCAGCGGGCCggctcccacccctgcctggcaCGGCGGCGGGTTAGTCAGCCTCGCTGCTGGGGATTTCGAGTCTCCTCTGTGCTGAGCTGGTGTTTCGTGTCggattcctctctcttctcctaagGATGGGGTCTCCAAGGCTGCCAGGCGTCTTGAAAAATGTCTCGCGATGTGTGCGTCGGATGCTCTTGGGGGTCACGGGAACTGGGGACTAGGagagcaaataaaaacagaagtgaaGTCAAACTGTTCTCAGTCTCCGAACTAATAAGCCCTTTCTGGACCCGTGTCATGATCTTTATGCAGGCGTTCTCCTCTTCGCTTTTCTGTCACACTCATCTGCTTTATCTCCTCCCCAACACTTCTCACAGCTGGGAATGCACTTCGTTTTGTATGCAGAAAGGCAGCCTAGCGAAGAGGTTGGGAGCGCGGCACCCGCACAactagctgggtgactttgggcaaactACTTAATCAAGCTGTCCCTTGGTGTTTATTCTCCTGTAAACATTGCATTTTGAGAAATGACAGATGCTAGGAATCTTTGCATTAGTATCCAGACTCTGTTTCTCTGAATTGTTTTTATAGCTGTACAATGAAAATTCAGGGTGCTCTCCTTTTATTCATCTAATGAAATGAAAGCCTGGAGAAAtcatctaaataaatattcagcaTTCAACAACAAGGCCCCTGAAGTAAGTCCCTCTAATGTAAGGAACAGATATAGACAAatatagacaaaatatttttgtctttaaagcaCAGCATCTCCTGCCTCCAGGCTGCATGCTTTATGAAGTAAGCAGATGACTTCTGGGTGTACAACAGAAGCTGGATAGACCCTGACCTGGAGCCTCGTCCTGCAGTCATGGGACTAGATGCAAAGCTCAAGAAATGCAGACTGACCCCATCACAGAATGATGATCTTTCCGGGCTCACGTCAGGACTCACCTGTTGTAATTTTACTACGGAGACAGGAGGCCCCGCATATGCAGGGGATTCAGGCTGGATGATGTTGTGTGATCTTGACATCTCCGGACTCAGGCTGAGTGGGCGCGGACCCTGAAGCTGAGGGTCTGCAGAGGGGAGTGCTGATGATTTTGGATTAACCATGTTTGCAGGGCCAATGAGAAGATGAGCTGTTGATCCGAGGCCAGGCAAGCCAAAATTCACAGGTCCCGCATTTGGGAGAGCACCAGGGGCAGAGGAAAGCGGCCTGGGCATAGTGGGAGAATAGAGAACGGGGAAGGGGCCCAGCGTCGGAGATGGTAAGACCATGCAAGGAATGCTGAGGGGTGGCAGCTGACCTGAAGGGGGTCCCACGGCATGGGGGTTCTGACTGCCAGATAAGAGCACATTGAAACCATTTAATCCTGAAACAGAAGCAGAACAAGGTGAAAGTCAGTACAACGGAAGGTACCATTCCAGCTCACATCCCCCGCGGCCCTTCCAAATGGGAACCCACAATGAATGGATTCCACCTGACCAGGCCAACCCCCTTCCCATGCTCTCCCTGCCCGGTACCGCTTCTCCCCAGCAGTGGCCATCAATGAAATCCCATATCCACTTGTGTGATAATGTGGGGGGATGCCCGTGTCTCCTGAGAAGACCAGTTAATGTGTGTTCCATTGAATGCCAATTGAGGAGGAAAGTGAACTTGGATGggaaaaattttatctttatttttataaacttctaacaaatttatatttcccttAACTTGGATCACAGGCAACAAATCAAACAGTATTAATAGCACCTTGACTTTGTCACTAGTAAAAagcacatatgtatttatatgataTTATAGCCACGGCAGATTCTTACTAGACTGTGAAGCTCATTATGACTTCGAAATGATGAGAATACTGGACCTGCTGTCAGATCTTTTTAttgctatcatttaaaaaattatttttcctaattgcatttccatataattgGCTTCCCTTATTATCCTATGTATTCagttctatacattttttaaacattctgagGAGGAATCCATGGGCTTTACCATAGTGTCAATAGGTCTTTGGTCCAGAAAAAGCTAATAATCCCTGTGCAGGGCTGTCATTTTCATTCAGTAGCgactgagtctgtttcttgtttatcAGTGTATCGGCACCACTGAGTATCATGCTTACATGAAACCCTCAAAAAGTATTTGCTAATGGAATAATGTTTTGTAGATAACTGAATAATAACAATTACCTGTGAAGTGAATGGAAAATTTGGGAAAATCAGTTTAAGTCTCTGCATCGAGAGCAGCTTTATGcatgtcttaaaaaaaacagggATCCATTCCAGCTTCAtttcaaaatactaacagcatttgAGTCTTACTGTCAGGTACTATTATCCGAAGTGCTTTCGATGTATTACCTTATAAAATTCAGTTCAGTTTTGAGAGCAGCCCCACGACACAGGTGCCGTTGTTAGTGCTGCTTTACCAGTGAGGATGGCTAAATACTTAAGCTCATGCGGATAATAAGTGGCTCTAACGTCCAGCCCTCTCACTCCAGCCCTGGCCATCGACCACAGTGACACGCTCAGTACCTCTGAGCACACGCTAGCTGTGGTGGCCAATAGATTTACGTTGTTCAGTAAGATGAACCAATGCCAGACTCAgctgaattataaaaatagaatgatcCTTTGAATTGTGCTCTTTTAGCAAATCAagtttaatgcatttaaaaaaaatcacttgccCTAATTATTTTCATAGTCCCCTTCGAGTTGACCAAAGTGAAAGCAGCCTCTACCCTCATTTCATaggtgggagaaaagaaaaggctgaGAGTAAAACAGTTCAGAGGCTGTGTAGACAGCAGTTCACTGACGACTCACTTTAGCCGGGTGTCATGgacagaaatgtaaaaatctaaTTTATGATTCGACCCCCCTGAGGGCCCCTAAGACACGATGACATCCCTCACCGGCGGGAGACTGCACGTAAAGGTACTGCAGCAAAGAGGGCTCTttggtgctttcattttcttttgaagacTTTTCAATCTCTGTGTCTCTCGAAGTTTTGCCCCACTCAGAAGAAACGAAGCAGTTGGCCGGGGCCTTTCCCGAAGCCTCCTCTCCAGCTGAGACTTGGGCCTCCATGTGAATGTCTTCCATGGGTACAGAGCTGCTGCTACCCGGGGTCTTGGGGGAGGCAGCATCTGCGGACTCTGAGGGTTTCTAGGCACAGCCAACCAGGAACCGGAAAAGCAAGTAAAAATCCCAGTGGTAAATCTCGATAGCAGCTTTCTCAACATAGCTAACACATAAACAAACAGGTCAAAGACAGCCTCGTGCCACGCTGAATTGTATATGCCTGTTGTTTCAGTCATGCTTCTAGGAATGGGCTGAAAAATCAGTGTCCAGTCACGTGCTTCTACAAGCTTAGGATTCTTAAGcacagaaatgatggaatttTAACAATGACAGACTGGCCCTGGTGTTTAGACTATGAGAGAAATCTCGGAGCTGCTAATGTGTAAAGCGTGTGGATGCCAGTCTTGGTTATCTAAGGCCTATGTATACCAGTCAGTCACGGCTGTTCTGCCACCCCAGGCCACATATGAAATTAGAAAGATTCActctggaaagagaaaggaacagaagagaacgggtcttcaataaaatactagtttccggggcgcctgggtggcacagcggttaagcgtttgccttcggctcagggcgtgatcccggcgttatgggatcgagccccacatcaggctcctcagctatgagcctgcttcttcctctcccactccccctgcttgtgttccctctctcgctggctgtccctctctctgtcaaataaataaataaataaaatcttaaaaaaaaataaaataaaataaaatactagtttCCCTGGGTGAGCCCAGCAGAGCCAGCAGAGCCAGCTGTCATGACGGGGCTTCTGCTTCCTGAGTGTGTGGTCAGATCTCATTCACCTCCGAATGGCTACTAAGCGGGAGATGTGAACAGCtcctctttttgttctttcacttTGTAGCTGGGGAAACAGATCTTGGAGCTGTGATGGAACGGACAGACACCGAAAGACCAGCAGCACCCACACGGCCGACTCTGGCGCTCAGGTACATCCTGGGTTCAGACGGTTATTGTCAGTGATCGCAactcatttaaggaaaaaaaggacagcccagagatggggagaaaatacACAAACGTATTCACGGTGACTGACTCTATGTGGTGGGGCTANtgggggttttttttttttttttttttttagcaccttTTAGCATTTTGTGCAAAGTAGGAGTTTTATCAAAGTCACCTTTCTTACGGTTATTACTTTATGGCAAGATTTTATGGCAGAGCCAGTCCCGGGCTTAATTATACAAGTGATACATGAAATACCTCACATTCCAGACTCAATAGCTTGTTAGCATCTGTGCGTCTTTACTGGGAAGGAACTCTGGGTTAACGGCCGTCAGGAAGCGCGCCCACCCGAACTCCCTCACCTTGGGCATGACCAGAGCTAGAGGGCTGTCTTCGTAGTCCCGGCTCTGTCTTTTCGTGGCTGGCTCCTCCTCCTGAGGCTCGCGCTCCTCCCCGAGGCGCTTCTGAACTGAGGGTGCGGAAGGTGGCTCTGCTGCTGCGGCTTCCGCGCTTCTGTCCCTCTCGGACCCCGAGCCTGAGCCCGGGGTCGGTCCCTCCTGCAGGCTCCCATACAGCATGAACAGTGAGGTGGAGGGCACGTACACCACGGGCTGGCCGGCCAGCAGGGCCGGTTTCAGGCTCTCCACGTCCGAGGCTGCAGAAGTTGGTGAGACACTCACTCGTCCAGTCAGACTGTTCTGTGTGGAGAAGGCCTGCAGGTCCGTTTGGGCCGCAGAAAATACTTGGTGAGCTAAAGGGTTAGCACAATATTCTGAGTCAACGGACAGGCCAGGGAAAGGAGCAGCAGGGTCCAGGCTGCTTGACGGAGCCATCACTCTCTTACTGGCAAAAGCTTTCCTCCTGCAATAAAAGGGAACATCATGGGTCCCATCAAGTTACTACATTCCACCAGCTCCTGATTCTCTGCTTTCCTAAAGACAGACGTACCGAAGCAGAAAGGAGATAATGCGGCTCAAGCTGATACTGAACTGTGCCCCCTGAGCCCTGTGAGCTAACTCCAGAGGCGATAGCCATATAACCTGGACGGATGGTTAGGGATGGGGTGGGCGAGCCCTTGGGGGAATCTCAGGTTAGAGCTCAGACTggctctcccctgcctcctctacGTCTAGTGGTTATCAGCCAGCCACAAAGTGACTGCTACCCCATAGCTGGCCCACAGATGCCCtatgactaacataatatcagactaattttacataattatgaTAGTTACCCCCTGCCAGttgaaaagggaggaaaagtgaggctcagagactaATCAGCCTGCAGAAGTTCAGCCACCCCACTTGAACGTGAGGAAACTGGGTCTCACACTCAGGCACTGGATGACGTCTAGGTAGATAGCTAAGACCGGACCAGAGTTTCATTTAAAGGACACCTCTGGTTTGTCTCCAATCCACTGTGAGATAAATGGAGTGGGCAGTGAGTGAGGAAATAAAGTTATctcctaaattattttctgtcGTTCTTGTCCCATTCTGCTCAGTATTCAAATTGTTAGGCAAAACACATTCAAAATTAAGCCCCACTTAATATATGAGATTATAAACAATGTCTGGGCCTTTTATATGGaaagatttctaaattttaaaaaacatttatgttttcagtatatttttggaaacagatgaggaaaacccATTTAAGACTCCTTTAAGAACTAGTAAACAGAGGACAGGGATTTCTTTGAACCTTTCTGATGGAATCAGTAAGGCCTATTTTTCCCCATCTCATTGTCCACGTGCTGCCGGCAATCAAATGGAGGGCGCTGGGCTGCAGAGATGAGTAAAGCTCTcccccccacagcccctctgAATGAGAAGTCACTACCACTCAGCTCTGTGAAGCTCAAAATGCCCACACTGAGTATATCCCCCACCGTCCTACCTCCAGTCATCCACCTTCAACCTGCCCATCTCCACCAATAGTAGCACCATCATCTGAGACCCAGGTGTCCTTTGTGAAGTCTCTTTCTATCTTGGTGAGTCTTGCTGACTCACCGTCTTACACTGATTTCCATTCCTTTCCACCCACAGCTGAAACGGCTCAGACCTGCACCATGACAGACCAGAATGGCTGCAGAAGCACCAGCCCACCTGCTTCAAGCAGCCAGAGTGTTCTTCTCCAGTAAGTCTGCTGTAGGTCTTTATTGTCTGTCTCATAACCCAAACTCTTCTATCTGgatttcaaagcttttttttttccaatttgaccTATTCACCTCCAATACCCCGAGTTCTTCTTAcgaatgaggtttccttttactATCCTATTTGTACAAATCGTTATAGCTAAACTAATCAGTATATGGTCCCCGTACTCCCTGACCCTGCCTCACAATCTGTTTCCTCCCAAATCTGTCATTAAAAACCTCTcttgtgggatgcctgggtggctcagatggttaagcatctgccttcggcttgggtcatgatctccaggtcctgagatcgagccccatgttgggcttcccgctcaaaggggagtctgcttctccttctgcctctccccccagctcatgttctttctctgtatctgtctcaaatgaataaataaaatcttaaacgaaataaaacaaaacaaaacctctcttGTTCCCACATTAgcatttcctctgcttcttcccataATATGTGATTTCCTTCAAAATCAGACCCAAAATTTGAGTCCGATAGCctggtttgaattctggctctgtcacttcttagcactgtgaccttgggcaagttatttaacctcttcgggtttctgtcctttctgtaaaatgaagataagagtACCAAACTCAAATGACTATGGTTGTGATTAGATAATATACATAAACTTTCAGAACAGGACCTGGTGGTTCATAAACAAAGTTAGATACAGTGATGATAAGTGATTCCAGGAACTACAATCATCAGTTCTCAGGGCCACGTTAGTAGTGAATTATcttttttcagtgtatttgtttttgtgttttccccTGTAACCTTTCATTAGCTTAGGGGATAAATTTTTCGTATTTTTGTGTCCCTGATGCTACATCCAGCACAATGTTGGGCACAAAGGGGAAACTTAGAAAATTCTTAATAAACAAATGGCTGACTTAGGAGCAAGACTGCTAAAATTTACCTTTTGATGGGTGGCATTTCAATGGAGTTAAAGTTAACACCAGAAAATAGAATacacccggggtgcctgggtggctcagtggttcagcatctgccttcagctcaggacatgatctcagggtcctgagatcgagccccgtgtcagggtccctgctcagtggggagtctgcttctccctctccctctgcccttccccttgctcgtgctctctttgcccctctctcactctctctcaaataaataaaatcttaaaaaaaaaaaaaaagaatacactccAAGTTTTTTGAAGACTGCTTACTGTGAactgtcttctattttctgtcGGTAAACAGCTGCCAGGCTTCCAATTTCTAAGGAGTAGCCACCTGatcctgaaaaggaaaataaaactctaaCAAAATATGGCAAGAGACTTAGGCACACCAACTGTATACAGCTAGATTCATTATTCACTGCTCAGGGATTATAAGATTATCTCAAATCCATTCTGGTTTTGATTCAAAGAGAGAAATTTCCAGAAGCTAGCTGTTAATGGGGAATTCAGGTCTCAtcaataattagaaagaaaacaaaataagagttGCTTTGTAAATCTGATGAATGTCTGACATGCATCAAACAGACCAACCTTGGCAAACCAGCCAATCTCCGCTGGTGGACTAGGATGAATTTCAGGCATGGGGCCATGTTCCTTCCCTGTGAAGCTGGCAACTATTTTACCCCCAACCATCATTTCACTTCAGGTAAGTGGAAAAAACAGGCAGTACCTAGAGtcagcttattttaaaatgcctGGGTAGGGTGACTGTTATAGGGACAACTGACGGATTCCACAGAATATGGAAAGGCAGATACCTTGTTCTTCTTTATAAGGGCTGCTGGGTTCTGAGTTCACTTTCCTCTGGATTCTCTCAGAAGCCTGAACTGTGCTGAAAGAACTATGTCGAGCCAGCCTCTGTTTTGCACAGACTTGAATCTGGCCATAtgtttctcttttcaattctGGTAAGACAGATGCAGAAACATCCACTAGTTCTTCAtctaaataaatgagagaattgGTAGTGTTGTTATATAGCTATAATTCAGGATAATTTTAGCCTTTTAAAGCTATAGCTTTGAGAGCCTGTAATTGTAATGGAGCTACcctataaattaaaaactaagacAATCAAAGGAATTTTAGGAGCCTTGTCTCAAACCCCAATTTCTTTTGAtgtactaatttttttaagagttagtAAAAGACTATAAAGTGAAACCGAAtccatatattttctaaaattatctaAACTGCAACAAAAGCAGAGCAAGATGTTCTCCAACCCAAATTAGAATGGACCTGACATTTCAGATGCTTCCTTTGGGCAGAGATATCAAAGGAAAACCCAACCATGCTCAGCCCAAAACACATATGTAGAGATTTTAACTTTAATCGAGATCGACCTCTTAGGGCCACAGCTCTACGGCAATGAGTATAAGAATCTCTACTTTCTATCACGCTTTATCATGTCTTTCTTATGCAGTAGCAGTCTCAGTTACTAAGTGACCAAGGGAATAAGGTCAGCAAAAGCCTCATGGTTGAAATGCTGCAGAACAGTGAGAACAGAAGCACCTTGGAGGCCCATTTTATGTATAAAAGAGCCTGTGTAAAATCAGGACAGAATTTTCTAGATAGAACCAGGCCTATTTTTCCACAGAGAAATAGTCCCTGTTGCTCAGTCATCCCTACCCTGTTCATCTGTGTGATTTTTCTAAGTTCAAAGCATGCACATTTTAATTATAAGACTAACTTAAAAGTGGAAAGGCTCAGCTAGACTTACATTTTCcgaaacacacaaaaattttttaaaaatcacctttacAGTTTTTTCCCataacaaaaaccccaaacatggtctttttagaaaatcaaaaattacaaaatcaaaaagaaaatgggtcAACACTGTAACGGAATTAAATTTACACTCCTTCCTTAAACACAGTATCAgacaaaacatataaaacaatggCTCTCAAGATACTGGACCACAGGAAACAAAGGGCAGTGATCCTTAAAGACAGGATTCAAATGAGGTGAGACCTATGATTGCCCTCACTTACTGCCTGGAGAATATTTCCAGCTTGGAGTATGGGGAAGGGAAACTGGACAGAGACTGGAAGTCTTCCCAAGTTGAGGGTGGAGCCAGGGTAGCTAGAATTTGCAGGGGAAAACTCCAGAGAGGAGAGTCATACAAAAAGAATGCTGAAGATCTGCAGAAGGTCCTGCCCTTAAGTATCTAGTGGAGTACTCATGCATGTGAGGAGACTACCCAAGGTC encodes the following:
- the E2F7 gene encoding transcription factor E2F7 isoform X1, translating into MEVNCLTLKDLINPRQSRLDFAIEDGENAQKENIFVDRSRMAPKTPIKNEPIDLSKQKIFTPERNPITPVKLVDRQQAEPWTPTANLKVLISAASPDIRDREKKKGLFRPIENKDDAFTDSLQLDVVGDSAVDEFEKQRPSRKQKSLGLLCQKFLARYPSYPLSTEKTTISLDEVAVSLGVERRRIYDIVNVLESLHLVSRVAKNQYGWHGRHSLPKTLRSLQRLGEEQKYEEQMAHLQQKELDLMDYKLGERKKESYPDSQDQQLLDFSEPDYPSSSANSRKDKSLRIMSQKFVMLFLVSKTKIVTLDVAAKILIEESQDTPDHSKFKTKVRRLYDIANVLTSLALIKKVHVTEERGRKPAFKWIGPVDFSSSDEELVDVSASVLPELKRETYGQIQVCAKQRLARHSSFSTVQASERIQRKVNSEPSSPYKEEQGSGGYSLEIGSLAAVYRQKIEDSSQRKAFASKRVMAPSSSLDPAAPFPGLSVDSEYCANPLAHQVFSAAQTDLQAFSTQNSLTGRVSVSPTSAASDVESLKPALLAGQPVVYVPSTSLFMLYGSLQEGPTPGSGSGSERDRSAEAAAAEPPSAPSVQKRLGEEREPQEEEPATKRQSRDYEDSPLALVMPKKPSESADAASPKTPGSSSSVPMEDIHMEAQVSAGEEASGKAPANCFVSSEWGKTSRDTEIEKSSKENESTKEPSLLQYLYVQSPAGLNGFNVLLSGSQNPHAVGPPSGQLPPLSIPCMVLPSPTLGPFPVLYSPTMPRPLSSAPGALPNAGPVNFGLPGLGSTAHLLIGPANMVNPKSSALPSADPQLQGPRPLSLSPEMSRSHNIIQPESPAYAGPPVSVVKLQQSPVPVTPKSIRRTHRETFFKTPGSLGDPILRRRERNPTRNTSSAQRRLEIPSSEAD
- the E2F7 gene encoding transcription factor E2F7 isoform X2 — translated: MEVNCLTLKDLINPRQSRLDFAIEDGENAQKENIFVDRSRMAPKTPIKNEPIDLSKQKIFTPERNPITPVKLVDRQQAEPWTPTANLKVLISAASPDIRDREKKKGLFRPIENKDDAFTDSLQLDVVGDSAVDEFEKQRPSRKQKSLGLLCQKFLARYPSYPLSTEKTTISLDEVAVSLGVERRRIYDIVNVLESLHLVSRVAKNQYGWHGRHSLPKTLRSLQRLGEEQKYEEQMAHLQQKELDLMDYKLGERKKESYPDSQDQQLLDFSEPDYPSSSANSRKDKSLRIMSQKFVMLFLVSKTKIVTLDVAAKILIEESQDTPDHSKFKTKVRRLYDIANVLTSLALIKKVHVTEERGRKPAFKWIGPVDFSSSGSGGYSLEIGSLAAVYRQKIEDSSQRKAFASKRVMAPSSSLDPAAPFPGLSVDSEYCANPLAHQVFSAAQTDLQAFSTQNSLTGRVSVSPTSAASDVESLKPALLAGQPVVYVPSTSLFMLYGSLQEGPTPGSGSGSERDRSAEAAAAEPPSAPSVQKRLGEEREPQEEEPATKRQSRDYEDSPLALVMPKKPSESADAASPKTPGSSSSVPMEDIHMEAQVSAGEEASGKAPANCFVSSEWGKTSRDTEIEKSSKENESTKEPSLLQYLYVQSPAGLNGFNVLLSGSQNPHAVGPPSGQLPPLSIPCMVLPSPTLGPFPVLYSPTMPRPLSSAPGALPNAGPVNFGLPGLGSTAHLLIGPANMVNPKSSALPSADPQLQGPRPLSLSPEMSRSHNIIQPESPAYAGPPVSVVKLQQSPVPVTPKSIRRTHRETFFKTPGSLGDPILRRRERNPTRNTSSAQRRLEIPSSEAD